A single genomic interval of Aliiroseovarius sediminilitoris harbors:
- a CDS encoding DUF2933 domain-containing protein: MSDQNDTKPTAQSQSGSKPMHLAMLACCVVMFIPIVGFVLAGGAFGGAGYNLFTFAPLLLCVGVHFVMHKVMGKSCHKSDSGADDSVADNETHDIVIREVSSAVPQVRQG; encoded by the coding sequence ATGAGCGACCAAAACGACACCAAACCTACGGCGCAATCCCAGTCGGGGTCGAAGCCGATGCATCTTGCGATGTTGGCCTGTTGTGTCGTCATGTTTATACCGATTGTCGGCTTTGTCCTGGCAGGCGGCGCGTTTGGCGGGGCGGGGTATAACCTGTTCACCTTTGCACCCTTGCTGCTTTGTGTCGGCGTCCATTTCGTGATGCACAAGGTGATGGGCAAGAGCTGTCACAAAAGTGATTCTGGGGCCGATGATTCTGTGGCCGACAATGAAACACACGATATTGTGATCCGCGAAGTGTCATCGGCTGTTCCGCAAGTGCGTCAGGGTTGA
- a CDS encoding L,D-transpeptidase, whose product MAGNGKLDRRMVMAGAASFLAAPTILRAQEVPTNIQEPAVRRNISSFTLHEWKDHFDSLGKGILLSDTVSRVLQHWTADGEMRIYPTSVPISEELTRRGYTEVIEKRKNPSWAPTPSMRKRNPEWPAIIKGGDPENPLGSRALYLSWQYYRIHGTQDSRKIGRNSSNGCIGLYNEQIEEVYDRTPVGTQVKLI is encoded by the coding sequence ATGGCAGGCAATGGAAAACTAGACAGGCGTATGGTGATGGCCGGTGCGGCTTCTTTTTTGGCTGCACCAACCATATTACGGGCACAGGAAGTTCCAACGAATATTCAGGAACCCGCGGTGCGGCGAAACATATCTTCCTTCACCCTACATGAATGGAAAGACCATTTCGATAGTTTGGGCAAAGGCATTCTGCTGTCCGATACCGTCTCTCGTGTTCTTCAGCACTGGACAGCGGACGGTGAAATGCGGATTTATCCGACGTCGGTGCCAATCTCGGAAGAATTGACCCGTCGCGGATATACCGAAGTTATCGAAAAGCGAAAAAACCCCAGTTGGGCCCCGACACCATCCATGAGAAAGCGCAATCCGGAATGGCCCGCGATCATAAAGGGAGGCGACCCCGAAAATCCCCTTGGATCACGAGCGCTGTATCTGTCTTGGCAATACTACCGCATTCATGGCACTCAGGATTCGCGCAAAATCGGTCGCAATTCTTCGAATGGATGTATAGGTCTCTACAATGAACAGATCGAAGAAGTATATGACCGTACTCCCGTTGGCACGCAGGTCAAGCTGATCTGA
- a CDS encoding protein-disulfide reductase DsbD family protein: MTGARHIGLLLILGLGMLATSPAIAVTSEAYSSTSVTAKLISAQDGVPSGTETLSAGLDLTLAEGWKAYWRSPGEVGSPPEVDWSGSSNVANVEMLWPAPERFTAFGIENFGYHDSVVLPLQITLQQPGEPVDLVGTVKLLTCSEVCVPHTFELALSLPPGSDIDTASASRISTFLSRVPSEGNNTGIEAAVASIDAKQTALTLELLSAKAFVSPDVFVELGAGTALGKPDIRLGDGGRRLWARIPILTVNEQTYNDPVLTVTDGPERALTLSPQLMSDPPEPPFRLEQLVPGLNKLAWIAMIAFLGGLILNVMPCVLPVLSIKLSSAIKAQGRGSRSVRIGFLAAAAGVMSFMWALAAILYVLQLFGVSVGWGLQFQNPAFLALMVLVLVIFSANLFGLFELALPSALQTRLSNAGGTPGHGADFATGFFGAVMATPCSAPFLGTAIAFALAGRGVDIMIVFTALGLGLALPYLLVALMPGLVSVLPKPGRWMVGLKLVLGGLLLGTSIWLLWVLTSVAGPLSMIVVVGLSLLLLLVLIQRPWSPSLRGLTVIVLAVLPMVSAELLARQALAGPETPGGRINWVAFDRGGIARRVSQGEVVFVDVTADWCLTCKANKALVLEREPVLAALNSDGVTAMQADWTRPDERISRFLEANNRYGIPFNAVYGPGAPNGIILSEILSSQDVMMALETARISEVRSSNLEFEK, encoded by the coding sequence ATGACAGGAGCCCGCCACATTGGGTTGCTCCTTATTCTTGGTTTGGGAATGCTTGCGACCAGCCCTGCTATCGCAGTGACGTCGGAGGCATATTCCTCGACATCTGTGACCGCAAAATTGATCTCTGCACAGGATGGCGTTCCATCCGGCACTGAAACGCTATCAGCGGGTCTTGACTTGACGCTTGCCGAAGGCTGGAAAGCCTATTGGCGCTCTCCGGGTGAAGTTGGCAGCCCCCCCGAGGTCGATTGGAGCGGCTCAAGCAACGTCGCAAATGTTGAAATGCTCTGGCCAGCCCCGGAGCGGTTCACTGCATTCGGTATCGAAAACTTCGGCTATCACGATTCCGTTGTTTTGCCCCTTCAGATCACTCTTCAACAGCCGGGTGAACCAGTCGATTTGGTCGGAACCGTGAAACTGCTGACCTGCTCCGAGGTCTGTGTTCCTCATACCTTTGAACTGGCTCTGTCACTGCCGCCGGGTTCGGACATCGATACGGCGTCTGCATCGCGCATCAGCACCTTCTTATCTCGTGTTCCCAGCGAAGGTAACAACACAGGGATTGAGGCTGCTGTTGCGTCAATCGACGCAAAGCAGACAGCCCTGACGCTTGAGTTGCTAAGCGCCAAAGCATTTGTGTCACCGGATGTTTTTGTCGAACTTGGGGCCGGCACAGCTTTGGGTAAACCTGACATCCGGCTCGGGGATGGAGGTCGCAGGCTTTGGGCGCGCATCCCGATCCTTACCGTTAACGAACAAACCTATAACGATCCCGTCTTGACCGTGACAGACGGTCCTGAACGCGCCCTGACCCTGTCGCCTCAGTTGATGTCGGATCCACCGGAACCGCCGTTCAGGCTTGAACAACTGGTGCCAGGTCTGAACAAATTGGCCTGGATTGCGATGATCGCCTTTCTGGGTGGTCTGATCTTGAATGTGATGCCGTGTGTCCTTCCGGTTTTGTCAATCAAGCTGTCATCGGCGATCAAGGCGCAAGGACGCGGCTCGCGATCTGTTCGTATTGGCTTTCTGGCCGCTGCCGCAGGTGTCATGAGTTTCATGTGGGCTCTGGCCGCCATCCTCTATGTTTTGCAGCTTTTTGGCGTGTCCGTCGGATGGGGACTGCAATTCCAGAATCCGGCATTCTTGGCATTGATGGTCCTTGTGCTCGTTATCTTTTCCGCAAATCTGTTTGGCCTGTTCGAGCTGGCTTTGCCTTCCGCACTCCAGACTCGCTTGTCCAATGCGGGAGGCACCCCGGGTCATGGAGCTGACTTCGCTACCGGATTTTTCGGGGCGGTAATGGCTACCCCCTGTTCGGCACCGTTTCTGGGCACGGCGATAGCATTTGCGCTTGCCGGGCGTGGCGTTGACATCATGATTGTATTCACAGCGCTGGGTTTGGGGCTTGCACTGCCTTATCTGCTTGTAGCTCTCATGCCGGGTCTGGTGTCGGTCTTACCCAAACCAGGACGGTGGATGGTCGGGTTGAAATTGGTTTTGGGGGGGCTTCTTCTCGGAACATCAATCTGGCTCTTGTGGGTCTTGACCAGCGTCGCAGGCCCCCTTTCCATGATCGTAGTTGTCGGCCTTTCACTTCTATTGCTCCTGGTTCTGATTCAGCGCCCCTGGTCCCCTTCCCTGCGCGGCCTGACCGTGATCGTGCTCGCCGTTCTGCCCATGGTTTCGGCCGAACTTCTTGCGCGTCAGGCGTTGGCAGGGCCTGAAACACCAGGGGGGCGGATCAATTGGGTCGCCTTCGACCGTGGGGGCATTGCGCGCCGTGTATCACAGGGCGAAGTGGTTTTTGTCGATGTCACTGCCGATTGGTGCCTGACTTGCAAAGCCAACAAGGCTCTGGTCTTGGAGCGTGAACCGGTCTTGGCCGCCTTGAACAGTGATGGTGTCACCGCAATGCAGGCCGATTGGACGCGCCCCGACGAACGTATCTCGCGGTTCCTTGAAGCAAACAACCGCTATGGAATTCCCTTCAATGCTGTCTATGGACCCGGCGCACCGAACGGAATTATTTTGTCCGAAATCCTGTCGTCACAGGATGTCATGATGGCTCTGGAAACCGCTCGTATCAGCGAGGTTCGTTCCAGCAACCTTGAGTTTGAGAAGTAG
- the ccmI gene encoding c-type cytochrome biogenesis protein CcmI, with amino-acid sequence MIFVWMGLLTLIAVAFVAFPLLKKEQAPTSAQDSTPAVLVDQLDEVQRDLDRRVISNSEASAAQQEIKRRILAAARRTVSGQTVENTSGRVGLWLAVLFVPLLAVVYYAFMGSPEISSLAFADRQAERAEQEKITELTDKLYARLASDPEGGPSEGWMLLGQTYYRMGEYSRAAAAFETVADREDATSATFSMLAEALVSAEQGIVTPKAETAIDKAIALDPTNPAGVFYKSMAMAQKGEEQAAYELLLSSLEAADGFASWMEVFVAQANQIGEKIGQDPISLTDYAPMANGGAGPTAEDIEAAGEMSAEDRSDFIRSMVERLAARLEENPEDLEGWMRLANAYKVLGEKQNAVSAYEQASNLLADLAANDPRHQIVEQALSELKE; translated from the coding sequence ATGATTTTCGTTTGGATGGGGTTGCTGACACTTATTGCAGTCGCCTTCGTTGCCTTTCCCTTGCTGAAGAAGGAGCAGGCACCAACATCTGCGCAGGATTCGACGCCAGCAGTTCTGGTGGATCAGTTGGACGAGGTGCAACGTGACCTTGATCGACGCGTGATATCGAACTCCGAAGCATCGGCTGCGCAGCAGGAGATCAAGCGGCGCATTCTGGCAGCGGCAAGACGCACGGTGTCCGGACAGACTGTCGAGAACACAAGCGGAAGGGTCGGGCTTTGGCTGGCCGTTTTATTCGTGCCGCTTCTGGCTGTCGTATACTATGCCTTCATGGGATCGCCAGAAATCTCAAGCCTGGCCTTTGCAGATCGCCAAGCCGAACGCGCCGAGCAAGAGAAAATTACCGAACTTACAGACAAGCTCTATGCCCGATTGGCGTCCGATCCGGAAGGCGGGCCGTCAGAGGGTTGGATGCTGCTAGGACAGACCTACTATCGTATGGGAGAGTATTCGCGGGCCGCGGCTGCGTTCGAGACCGTAGCGGACCGCGAAGATGCGACTTCGGCGACCTTTTCAATGCTGGCCGAAGCCCTGGTTAGTGCTGAGCAGGGTATCGTGACACCTAAAGCGGAAACCGCCATTGACAAAGCAATCGCGCTGGACCCAACCAACCCTGCGGGTGTTTTCTATAAATCAATGGCCATGGCACAGAAAGGCGAAGAGCAAGCGGCCTATGAGCTGTTGTTATCCAGTCTGGAGGCCGCCGACGGATTCGCATCCTGGATGGAAGTCTTTGTCGCACAAGCCAATCAGATCGGTGAAAAAATTGGCCAGGACCCAATTTCACTGACGGATTATGCACCGATGGCAAACGGTGGGGCAGGACCGACAGCCGAGGACATCGAGGCTGCTGGCGAAATGAGCGCCGAAGATCGTAGTGATTTTATCCGTTCAATGGTGGAGCGACTTGCCGCTCGACTTGAAGAAAACCCTGAAGATCTGGAAGGTTGGATGCGATTGGCGAACGCCTACAAGGTCCTTGGAGAAAAGCAGAATGCGGTTTCGGCTTACGAACAGGCCTCAAACTTGCTTGCTGACCTCGCCGCGAATGATCCACGGCATCAAATTGTAGAGCAGGCATTGTCTGAACTGAAAGAATAA